In Treponema vincentii, a single window of DNA contains:
- a CDS encoding ABC transporter ATP-binding protein, whose product MRHIRKEFPGIVANDDITLQVKKGEIHAILGENGAGKSTLMSILFGLYHPDAGEILVNGKQVVINNPNDANELGIGMVHQHFQLVHNFTVTENIILGKEGGFFLDLHKAEKKIKELSARYGLQIDPNARIMDITVGMQQRVEILKMLYRDAEVLIFDEPTAVLTPQEIEELIQIMRNLVKEGKSIILITHKLQEIKDVADRCTIIRRGKLIDVIDVATTSKNEMAAKMVGRPVEFKVQKTPAQPGEVVLDIQHLKVIGAKKVPAVNDFSLQVHKGEIVGIAGVDGNGQSELVHALSGLMPIAEGTVLLSGKDITKTSIRERNESGMGLVPEDRQKHGLVMQYTIAENTIIKSYYKEPFQKHGFLHKNRMFTFAGDITKQFDVRSGEGVYSAARNLSGGNQQKAILGREIALDPELLIAVQPTRGLDVGAIEAIHKELVKHRDRGRAVLLISFELDEIFNLSDRIAVMHRGTLTGIVRPEETTVEEVGLMMAGDTRKHGGQQ is encoded by the coding sequence ATGCGCCATATCCGCAAAGAATTCCCCGGTATTGTTGCAAATGATGATATAACATTGCAGGTAAAAAAGGGGGAAATCCATGCAATTCTCGGGGAAAATGGCGCGGGTAAATCCACTCTTATGAGTATCTTATTCGGTTTATACCACCCTGATGCGGGAGAAATCCTTGTAAACGGTAAACAGGTGGTTATCAATAATCCGAATGATGCTAACGAACTCGGTATCGGTATGGTACATCAGCATTTCCAGCTTGTACATAACTTTACCGTCACCGAAAATATTATCCTCGGAAAAGAAGGTGGCTTTTTTCTCGACTTGCATAAGGCCGAAAAAAAAATAAAAGAATTAAGCGCCCGATACGGATTACAAATCGATCCGAATGCACGCATTATGGATATAACAGTCGGTATGCAACAGCGTGTGGAGATTTTAAAAATGCTGTACCGCGATGCGGAAGTGCTCATCTTTGACGAGCCTACCGCCGTTTTAACGCCGCAGGAAATTGAAGAACTCATCCAAATAATGAGGAATCTGGTAAAGGAAGGAAAATCCATTATCCTCATCACCCATAAATTACAGGAAATTAAGGACGTTGCGGATCGCTGCACCATCATACGGCGAGGAAAATTGATCGATGTGATAGACGTCGCCACTACTTCCAAAAACGAGATGGCAGCAAAGATGGTCGGGCGTCCGGTTGAATTTAAGGTACAAAAAACGCCTGCACAGCCCGGCGAAGTCGTACTCGATATACAACACCTCAAAGTTATCGGTGCAAAAAAAGTACCTGCCGTCAATGACTTTTCACTGCAAGTGCATAAAGGCGAAATTGTCGGTATCGCGGGGGTTGACGGGAATGGGCAGAGTGAGCTTGTTCATGCACTTTCGGGATTAATGCCGATTGCGGAAGGAACCGTTCTGCTAAGTGGTAAGGATATCACAAAGACCTCTATCCGCGAACGCAATGAATCGGGTATGGGATTGGTTCCCGAAGACCGCCAGAAACACGGTTTGGTTATGCAGTATACGATTGCCGAAAATACGATTATCAAATCATACTACAAAGAACCTTTTCAAAAGCACGGGTTCCTGCATAAAAACCGGATGTTCACATTTGCGGGTGATATTACCAAGCAATTCGATGTTCGCTCCGGCGAAGGGGTTTACTCGGCTGCACGGAACTTGAGTGGTGGAAATCAACAAAAGGCTATCCTCGGCCGTGAAATTGCCCTTGATCCGGAACTGCTGATTGCCGTACAGCCTACCCGTGGGCTGGATGTCGGCGCTATCGAGGCAATCCATAAAGAATTGGTCAAACACAGGGACAGAGGGCGAGCCGTATTGCTCATTTCTTTTGAGTTGGACGAAATCTTTAATCTGTCGGATCGAATTGCAGTTATGCATCGCGGCACCCTAACCGGTATAGTTCGTCCTGAAGAAACTACGGTCGAGGAAGTGGGATTGATGATGGCCGGAGATACGCGCAAACATGGAGGCCAACAGTGA
- a CDS encoding BMP family lipoprotein: MRKISLKAVLGAAVLVLSAFVICSCTKSEETTKKAMKVGMVTDAGTIDDKSFNQGTWEGIIRAEKELGVEIKYLKPVGTTEADYVKEISNLYDSGYKFIVCPGFKFETAIFKAQTKYPDAKLVLIDGNAHPADSYDAQNGPNTIGILFAEQEAGFTAGLAAALQLKEGRFGFIGGMEIPAVQKFNWGWQQGIKYANENLGTNIEMHPEDFVYQGTFSDIAAGQQIAASMFDRGVTCIHAAAGGVGVINETKARRQVGKDVWVVGVDVNQYNEGLLPDKKSVVLTSAMKYVDRASYDMVKDELDGKFQGGRTLILTAKEDAVGIPPENPNLSDEVQAKVNEIYQQIKSGAIVVADKQGDLFR, translated from the coding sequence ATGCGAAAAATAAGCTTAAAAGCGGTACTGGGAGCAGCTGTACTGGTATTAAGTGCATTTGTCATTTGCTCATGCACAAAAAGCGAGGAAACGACAAAGAAAGCTATGAAAGTCGGTATGGTTACCGATGCGGGGACGATTGATGATAAATCATTCAATCAGGGAACATGGGAAGGCATTATCCGTGCGGAAAAGGAACTTGGCGTTGAGATTAAATACTTAAAGCCGGTGGGGACAACCGAAGCGGACTATGTGAAAGAAATCTCCAACCTCTATGATTCAGGATATAAATTTATCGTTTGCCCTGGTTTTAAATTTGAAACTGCAATTTTCAAGGCACAGACAAAATACCCTGATGCAAAACTCGTCCTTATCGACGGCAACGCTCATCCTGCCGATTCGTATGATGCTCAAAACGGGCCGAATACCATCGGTATTCTCTTTGCCGAACAGGAAGCAGGCTTCACTGCCGGCCTTGCCGCAGCGCTTCAATTAAAAGAAGGCCGCTTCGGATTTATCGGCGGTATGGAAATTCCGGCTGTTCAGAAGTTCAACTGGGGATGGCAGCAAGGTATTAAATATGCCAATGAAAATCTTGGAACGAACATCGAAATGCATCCGGAGGATTTCGTATATCAGGGAACGTTTAGCGATATCGCAGCGGGACAGCAGATCGCTGCTTCCATGTTTGACCGCGGTGTTACCTGTATCCACGCTGCAGCAGGCGGCGTCGGCGTAATCAATGAAACAAAAGCACGCCGTCAGGTCGGAAAAGACGTATGGGTTGTCGGTGTCGACGTTAATCAGTATAACGAAGGATTACTCCCCGACAAAAAATCGGTCGTTTTAACTTCTGCAATGAAGTATGTAGACCGTGCATCTTATGATATGGTCAAAGACGAACTCGATGGTAAATTTCAAGGTGGAAGAACACTTATTTTGACTGCAAAAGAAGATGCGGTCGGTATTCCTCCGGAGAACCCCAACCTTTCCGATGAGGTACAAGCGAAAGTGAATGAAATTTATCAGCAGATTAAGTCAGGCGCCATTGTCGTTGCCGACAAGCAGGGCGATTTATTCCGCTAA